The following nucleotide sequence is from Aspergillus nidulans FGSC A4 chromosome I.
GAGGAGGTTGTTACAAACTAAGGGAGTATGGTACTGTAGCTAATCTCTATATACCGTGACAAGCTAGGTTTCTAGATATCTTAAAGCATACAACAAAGGCAGCTATTTACTAGATCCATGATACAGTACAACTGACATCTTGCCAGATTTAGTATTTCTAGAGAATCTCACAATCTCAGTAGATCCTCCTGCAGCTTTAGTAGTAGCATTGTTTTGTTACATGGCTGTTTAACAATCACTCTTCTTTACAAGCTTGACAAGTCTGATGTGATATTATAGCCAGTCAAGCAGCCATGGTGTTGAACAAAATAGAATATAGAGATAGAAGCAGAATGGGTAGAGTTATCAGATATTTATAATATTGATAGAAGGGGATTGGGAGATCAGAGACTTGTGGTATTTGGCTTATATTTTACGGCTCCAATAGCTTCAAGTTCTGGCTTTATTGAAAGATCCTGCATAGCTAGAACTCTACATCAGGCTATATTAAGTATAAGAACCTTGGAATTGAGTTGAATTACTTTGTTAGTGCCCTTATAGTTCTTACCCTACAGTGACTAGTGGAGTAACTCGACAACACCCTCATGTCCATGCTTTGCAGCCGACAATAAGGGATTTCCACTAGACACAGAGTCTCTAGACTCCACATCCACCTCTCTAGTCCAAGAAGCAGTTGAACAACTGCCTCAAGGAAACCTATGATAAAGGAATTCGACCAGATGCGAAGTCTTCGAACTCCAATCCACTTTTTAAGTCACTAAAAGCAGCTTAACAGCTCTCTCACTCCCCTGTGCTGCAGCCAATGATAGAGGAGTTCCGTCGACGTCTTGTTCGATTGCTGATTCCCAAGCTTATTTCCAGAAATGAGACCTCTGCCTACTCTATTTCGTCACTTAAACACCCCTTTACATCCACGACTTTATAAGTCCCTCATTAGCCGCCTCGTACAGTTTCACCTCCACATTATCTTCTCTAACTACTGTATTCGGCTGCACGAATTTTCACCTCGGTTTCGGGTTGGGACATACAATTTGTCTCCACTCCTCGTATATGCCGTCGACCACATATAGACGTTCATAATACTCCTTGCAGGTAGAAACGTCAGCTGTGCAGCGCCAGATGTGAAGGCGGCAGAGATAGTCCGCTAGCGCTGGCTTTCCATGGGACTGAAATTTGGTGCGGTCAACGTGTACGGTGAGGGTGCAGGTCGAGGGTTCATGAGTGGCATGGACAATGCCGGAGCCGCTTTGCAGGAGATGTTTGAGGATAGAGAAGTGAGCCTTGATGAGTAGTAGGAATTCTGTTTCGAGGAGCAAAGGGGAAAGATCAAGTCTTTATTACCTGATGATGTACCTTGCCTCACGTCTTGCTTTGAAAGTTGTAGTGTTTGAGGGCTTGCAGGCCATCGACGCCGATATTGAGATACGTGGTGTAGAGGACTAAATCGTTCACAGCAGAGTCAGAATATATTAGAGGGCTTCGACAACAGTAAACGTAGGTAGGCCTTACGGCCGTGGACAGTGATTTCACTTTCATCAGTGTATCCTAAATTCCTAGAACTTCCTTGTTGTCCATGAGGTATTCTTCAACTAGGATGCACGGCACTCCTCTACCGTCCCCGCCACAGGCATGATAggttgatgatgaagtcgaagatCTCAGGACTCTCCGGCGAAACTTGCCGCATTATAATCCTACTACCATGCCACGCGGCTCGCGGGAAAAATCTGGCTTGATCCCGAGCTGATTGATTGGAGTGTCGGGGGACGGGTAGTAAGTGCTTTCAATGAGGGCCATGATGTTTAGATAGAAGAGTGTGAGGTGGCGGCTCGCTTACAGTGGCGGCTCGCTTACGGGATACGTTATATGGGCTGGTTCTTAACCCCCAATAATGAATTATTATCGCTATTTCAATTACAAAAGTTGCTTACAATGTGTTTTCGGCCCGTAGTCCAAAATCTACGCTTCTTCgaaggagctgctgctggaagaggactttATAAGGTTTCTCCCTTTGATATGCGATGGCTATCCGATTGCCGTTTCTGAGGGACTAGTGACCCCTTTTCCTATCAAGAGACGGCAGAAGATTAATCTTAGATAGAAATGCAATTGTTTGGTTGATGAAGGCTCTAGTATTTGGCCTATTAGAAGGGATGAGCGGGTGGTGATTCACTCGATGGTGTTGACTCAGTCGCTCGTGAAATACATAAATATTCCTAAAGATCGACCCTCCTCGAACCGTAACAGAGATACTAGATAGGAAGACAGATATTCTACCTTCTTACAGTTACTGTCACTCTCAGCTCCTGCCAGCCAAATGTAGGCTGAGAGGATCTACCTAGCCCGGTGAGCTGTCTGGCCGAACTACCGCTCAACATATCTCGTACGAACAAGCGGCCCAACCTCACC
It contains:
- a CDS encoding uncharacterized protein (transcript_id=CADANIAT00007445) — encoded protein: MALIESTYYPSPDTPINQLGIKPDFSREPRGMSSTPRISISASMACKPSNTTTFKARQFLLLIKAHFSILKHLLQSGSGIVHATHEPSTCTLTVHVDRTKFQSHGKPALADYLCRLHIWRCTADVSTCKEYYERLYVVDGIYEEWRQIWIGVRRLRIWSNSFIIGFLEAVVQLLLGLERWMWSLETLCLVEIPYCRLQSMDMRVLSSYSTSHCRPDVEF